tcatcttgattccagcttgtgcttcttccagcccagcatttctcattatgtactttgcatataagttaaaaaagcacggtgacaatagacagccttgatgtactccttttcctatttgggaccagtctgttgttccatgtccagttctaactgttgcttcctggcttgcatataggtttctcaagaggcaggtcaggtggtcttgtatttccatctctttcagaattctccagtttattgtgatccacacagtcaaaggctttggcatagtcaataaagcagaaatagatgtttttctggaactctcttactttttaaatgatccagtggatattggcaatttgatctctgattcctctgccttttctaaagccagcttgaacatctggaagttcacggttcacgtattgctgaatcctggcttggagaatgttgagcatttctttactagtatgtgagatgagtgcaattgtgtggtagtttgagcattctttgggattgcctttctttgggattggaatgaaaactgaccttttccagtcctgtggccactgctgagttttcaaaatttgctggcatattgagtgcagcactatcacagcatcatctttcaggatttgaaatagctcaactggactaAACAAAACCAATGCAAATGAGTTACAAACATTATTTCTAATCCTCACTCAGCTATCTTTTCTTGAATGCCTATCAGAATCTGAACACTTTGTAACTGAACAcaatatttacattatatgtaAATCATTCTTTGCTTAGGTACAATTTATTTGTTTGAATACATTTCCTTAATTTTAAGGTCATTTAAGATAATATTTACATTGGAATGGGAGAAATGctatatatgttttattaattaCTGACCCTATGttgtgcttttgttgttgttgttagagtAAGGTAACAAACAACGAAGCTTCTGTTAAAGTAATTAAGCTCACATAATCTAAAATTACTCAGTTGTTTTTCCTGTGAAATATTATCTTGGTAGTGTCACTGCTGAGTGATGTTCAGGTTGTTATTATGCACAATGCTGTGaatgcttccctcatagctctggATTTCATGGCTCAAGATTTCATAAGATGGCAATATCACAAATGGGATGAAAACAATCCCTGAATTCAGTTCTTACACACCatgaacatatgtatatgtttagaAGTGAGCAAATGTCACTTGGCTTCTACTTTGGACAGAATTTGAagagttctttttaaatgaagaatggAGTTCAAATCACAGCTCTTTATTCAAATATATCTGTACGTGATGCTCATACTATTTTTGATTCTAGTAAAATTCAGAGCATTTTGTTTCTTGCATATTTAGATGCAAATTGAACTCAGAGAGCTTTTTTCCCCACCCCATGGCTTGccattttattcatctatttttttaagatggaaaTGGAACACGTCAAATCACTTtctcttagaaaatataaatgcacAATAATTAGGGACACAGAGAATTCTGAGAAGTACAGGATTAGCCACGCAGTAATATGAGCTCACATCTGCAGCTAGTCTAAAAATGTCATACAGATCTAATTCTGCTTCAATGCAAATGTAATCTGCTGGTGACTGTGTTTGTTTAAACCCATTGactacttaattttttattgtactttttaaaCTAGGCTACTGGGAAAATAACGCACCTGTGCAGGCTGATACTACTGCTAAGTTTGTGATTTACAACCACAAAGGTATTTCAATATTGCCTAGTgatccttctgtttttcttttaaattaacattCTCTCACATATCTTCACTGCTTATTTCAAATCTTGCCCATTCCTCTCTTTTCTCCAATATAACCATCTCCTCCAACCACCTCTTCTTTCACAGAGACAATCGAAAACCCCAGAAGATAAATTCCTCAACTTCCTTCCACAACTCTAACAATACACAGtggtctttcttcttttctcctaccCTGTACTGCATTCATTGCAACTCCATCTGCTTTATTATCTCTGTAGGTATTCCTTCCTTATGATTTAAATAAGATCAAGTTTTTCCCATCTTAAAACAATCTTACATACATATTGAAACATTTACATACATACTGAAATTCAAAAATATGtgataaatatgataaaatttgGAAGCCCAAACTCTACTACACTCATACCTGTACATACCATTGATATCTGGGTATTCTATAAGAAAGTCACTCAGACACATTTTAAATTCAGTATACACTTAAGTGATTCTGACATTCCCTCTCTTTTATCATCTTGTTCCTGCAcctgggtttccttttctctgcttgGGTCAGCAGCCATCAAGACCttacttgtatattttattacatgCATCAAGACCTAGCATTTGCATATTTCTGGAGTCCACTGGTGTTGTTATATTTCTAGTGCCACTGCATTAATCAGACCATCACTACTATTTCATTAGATTACAGTTTTATGCCCCCTCCACAAATTCTCAACTCTCCCAGGTGTATCCACAAATACCTTCCTCACATTCCTACTAAGCCAAAGtccttttctcttgttaatctacATAATATCTTCAAGAGGTGCTTCAATTCCCCTGgataaaatgtgattttctttACTAACTATGCCTGATCCTACTTGATAtaatctgtatataaattaagaGTGCATATTTTATTATAAGTTCTTTTTCCTCTACTTCTAGAAGCTAAACTTCTAATTTCTTGGAAAACATACAGTGTTAccctattttcaaaatattcagaTAACTGTTTCCTCCTGGAGTTCTCCTCCCTTGGCAATTTTCCTAGAAGATTCAACTTCATTGCCCAGCTTTTCCTTATTTCCTATTAAATGCTCCTGTGGCATCTTCTTAGAGGGCTCTAGACTATCCTTTCAATAGCAACTTGATCATTTTGCTTGCCCATTAATCTGTGTCTATCACTAAATCCTCAATTCTTTACATCAACACCTAACTCCACTTCGTCATTGACTAATACCTAGAATCAGCATATTGTCTTGCATGTAGATTGGGatcaaatatatttgtttaaagtatctttttaaCCTTAGCAATATCATTTATTGAAATTCAGAAgctatatttaacatattttaaatgaatatgatTACACATAATTTTTAGTTCTAAATTATAATTTAACACCTTCCACATAAATCTTAAGGTAACAATAgcatattatataaattttatcttataGATTTATAATGTACAAAATTGAATTTACAAAGTGGTAGTTTataacctggggcttcccaggtgactcagtggtgaataatctgcctgccaaggcaggagatatggattcgatccctgggtcaggaagagccctggagaagaaaatggcaacccaatccaatattcttgcctcaaaaatcccatggacagaggagcatggtggggctatagtccatagagtcacaaaagagtcaaccATGCCTTACtgagtaaacaacagcaacaacaacttgTAACTCAGATTTAATTTCTACGTGACCTACAATACTCATCCATATATTAGATTTACCATAAATATTTGATATAAACTAAAAACTAACATTATGGcataaagtcatttattttaataatatttaaagaacaaTGTTTCTATATACTAGAGAATGCTGGTATTTTGAATCTGATAAAGGTGGATGCCAATTACTGAGTAAAATTAGACAATactaaaactaccatttattaaataacttttaaatgctTACATAATCTAATTCAGTCTTTAATTCTATCTTGTTATTCAATACtactatattatttaaattaacattttaaatatattcttatttatataACAATGGAGGGAATGAAAATCCATATGAactaagaaatagagaaaataaataacatagaTCCAAAGATTATTTATATTAAACCATTTACCTTTCTTTTGAGAATTTGAATTTTGTTGTGAGAATGGATTACAACTATTTCTTAATGAGTAGAGTGATTTGCACAGAGAAaaccctcaataaatgttagttactgttttttaaataatcttatatATTAAATCTCAAAATTCCTGTTCAGTTTCTTGCCCTCGGATAGTAATGGTGCCTTACAACAGACCTGACCCCTGACTCCTTTCTACTCAGTGGGAGTGAATGGTGAAGCTAAACAGTGAAAGAGATGAACACTGTTTCAGTGCATCATACCTTCATTGCACTGTTTTgtacttccttttctctttgccttctaCTTTCCCACCATTTCTTCAGAAGCTGGATGAAGACTCGTTCTGAGTTTAGCCATATGTAGAACAGAATTTTCCATTAGTATTTTACAAATGTAGAAGCTCCCTCCTCATGGATTTTAAGAACATGATTGGTCACCAATCACCTTAATTGGTCACCAAGATGCCTTAAGCCTAATGTTTGTgagaaaatattacataaatagtATACTTgaaccatttttattttaggtgtttgtaaaagaattttttttctaaaactcatCAGAGAGGAATACTTgcatctgaaagaaaataaattaaaccaCCCATAAAAGAAGGCTCCTGACTAGTGTGTTTCAGTTATGTTGAAACTTGGTATAAAAGACTGCAGTAAGTTGCTGGTTTAATTATCTAATGAGATAACACGTTTCAGAAGCAGGTGAGTATATAGCAGATGAAGAGATACAATGTATCTTGACCACAGTTTTCCTGGCCTAGTTTCACAAAGAAGATGCCTAGCTGCTGATGACACAGTCTTTGCAGAAAGCAAGTAAGAATTTTCTATATCATTAAGTTAAGAAAacttcattaacttttttttccctcttttaaagGGTATTTTAAATAGTTGAACTCTACTGTTCTTGATTAAAATCCAGTCATCAAATCTGCTTGCACTTTGGAGCTCCAAAAAGAAGCTAGTTCCTAGGAATCCCTGAATCAAATCTCTGTTTTGAAATTTCCAGCAATGTTGAAAACATGTTTTGCAATAATTCTTTATTACACTTAATGATAAATTGCAAGGCACAACTTTCAAAATGACTAGTAAATTAATTATGTGACCCTGGTGATTTTTTGCAGCAtatttacaaatggaaaaacaacaagCAAATGGCACTTGGTGAAAGAATGGCATACACAGCCCTCAACGTATGTGGTAAATTGGACACTAAAAGAAGACATCTGCCTGAACTTCTATGGAGATTGCTGGCTTGGCAATACACATACTAAAGTGAATAATTCTGGCAATCAATTTGTTTCCCAGATTTGCCCTTTGCAAATTCAAATAGGAGATTTCCTTGTAATTTCTTCTGAACCATCTCTTCAATATCCagaaataatgaatatttctGAGGCATCATTCAGTGACTGTCTGCAAAATATCACAACTGAAGatcagttgtgtttttttaaatctgaagatAAGATTTAGCTTGGTTGCAAACTGAAAGGAATGCACACTGTTAACTATTAGTGACTGAGTTTTAGAATACATTATTTCATCATAGTAATGGTTCATCCCTTTGTCAACTGGGCCTTGGCCTAAATGTGATAGTGAGAGTGATTGTGCCAGGAGATTTCAAGTTCAGAACTTTGCTCCGGACATGGTCGATATCTTACAGAAGCTTGGAGCAGACGTACAGCTGTCATTGCCAGCCACCATTCTCTGGGAAATATTTCTAGGAGCTGGATAAATGTCCttgtaaataatgtaaaaaaataatgGCAGTGGCAGTAacacaacagaaaaatgaaataatcaaggGTATGAATGTATCTGCCACCCATCATTtacaaataagattatttttcaaaataacatcactctagcaaaaatcagcaaagctaaaagctgtttttaaaaaaaaaaataaacaaaattgacaaactgttagcaaactcatcaagaaacaaagggagaagaaccaaattaagaaaattagaaatgaaaatggagcgatcacaacagacaaaattgaaatacaaaagatcataagagactactaccagcagctctatgtcaataaaatggacaacttggaagaaatggacaaattcttagaaaagtataactttccaaaactgaaccagaaagaaatagaagatcttaacagacccatcacaagcaaggaaatcaaacctgtaatcagaaatcttccagcaaacaaaagcccaggaccagatggcttcacagctgaattctaccaaaaatttagagaaacgctaatacctatcttacccaaactcttccagaaaattgcagaagaaggtaaacttccaaactcattctatgaggccaccataaccctaattccaaaaccagaaaaagatgccacagtaaaagaaaactacaggccaatatcactgatgaacatagatgcaaaaattcttaacaaaattctagcaaacagaatccaacaacatattaaaacaatcacacatcatgaccaagtgggctttatcccaggaatgcaaggattctttaatatctgcaaatcaatcaatggaatacaccacattaacaaattgaaagataaaaaccatatgattagctcaatagatgcagaaaaagcctttgacaaaattcaacatccagttatgattaaaactctccagaaagcaggaatagcagcaccatacctcaaaataataaaagctatatatgacaaacccacagcaagcattaccctcaatagtgaaaaattaaaagcatttcccctgaaatcagtaaaaagacaagggtgcccactctcaccactactgttcaacacagttttgtaagtttttgccacagcaatcagagcagaaaaagaagtaaaaggaattcatataagaaaagaagaagtgaaactctcactgtttgcagatgacatgatcctctacatagaaaaccctaaagactctactagaagattactagagctaatcaacaaatatagtaaagttgcaggatataaaattaacacagagaaatcccttgcattcctatacactaacaatgagaaaacagaaagagaaattaaggaaacaataccattcaccattgcaacaaagataataaaatacataggagtatatctacctaaagaaaaaaaaaaaacctatacatagaaatctataaaacactgatgaaagaaatcaaagaggacacagacagatggcgaaatatactgtgttcatggattggaagaatcaatattgtgaaaatgactatactccccaaagcaatctatagattcaatgcactccctatcaaactaccaatggtattcttcacagaattagaacaaataatttcacaatttgtatgagaATACAAAAAatctgaatagccaaagtaatctcgAGAAAGATTAATGGAACTgggggaatcaacctgcctgacttcagactatactacaaagtcacagtcatccaGACAGTATGGTatgggcacaaagacagaaatatagatcaatggaacaaaaaagaaagcccagagatagatccacgaacctatggacaccttaacttcgacaaaggaggtaagaatatacaatggaaaagagacaacctctttaacaagtggtgctgggaaaacgggtcaaccacttgtaaaagaatgaaactagaacactttctaacatcatacacaaaaataaattcaaaatggattaaagatctaaatgtaagaccagaaactataaaactcctagaggagaacataggcaaaacactctctgacataaatcacagcatgatcctctatgacccacctcctagaatattggaaataaaagcaaaaataaacaaatgggacctaatgaaacttaaaaacttttgcacaacaaaggaaactataagcaaggtgaaaagacagccctcaaattgggagaaaataatagcaaatgaagcaacagacaaaggactaatctcaaaaacatacaagcaactcctgcagctcaattccagaaaaataaatgacccaatcaaaaaatgggccaaagaactaaacagacatttctccaaagaagacatacagatgattaacaaacacatgaaaagatgctcaacatcactcattatcagagaaatgcaaatcaaaacagcaaTGAGATACTATTACATGCCAGTctgaatggctgctatccaaaagtccacaagcaataaatgctggagagggtgtggagaaaaaggaactttcttacactgttggtgggaatgcaaactagtacagcccctatggagaacagtgtggagatttcttaaaaaactggtaGTATAACTGccagatgacccagcaatcccacttctgggtatacacagaggaaaccagatctgaaagagacacgtgcaccccaatgttcatcgcagcactgtttataaaagccaggacatggaagcaacctagattcccatcagcagatgaatggataaggaagctgtggtacatatacaccatggaatattactcagccattaaaaagaattcatttgaatcagttctaatgagatagatgaaactggagcccattatacagagtgaagtaagccagaaagataaagaccaatacagtatactaacacatatatatggaatttagaaagatggtaacgataactgtatatgcaaaatagaaaaagagacagatgtacagaacagactttggactctgtgggagaatgtgagggtgggatgttttgagaaaacagcatcaaaacatgtatattatcaagggtgaaaaagatcaccagcccagattggatgcatgagacaagtgcttggagctggtgcactgggaagccccagagggatcggatggagagggaggtgggaggggggatcgagatggggaatacatgtaaatccatggctgattcacatcaatgtatggcaaaacccactacaatattgtaaataattagcctccaactaataaaaataaatggcaaaagaaaaaaaaatgacatcactctattaaaatagtaaaatagacTGAATTCATACATGGCTAATTACCATCAGGCATGctacatttttaagaatttggTAAAAATTTTAGAATAGGCTAGAGTTGAATTCTAAGAATATAAAAATCCTATCAAGTATTCTCTAAAATATATGCCTATTTaaagaagatttcttaaaaacatatGTGTTTTATCCTAAAATACCTATTTTTACATCACTCTCCAAATTCACTGTTAATGTCCCATTAAAAATTATCAGAAtaatatgttttagtttttaaatgaaattcccACAGTTATAGTATTTGGGGAAAGCAGTTCTGGATTATAGTGTAGAATGAAGATTATCACTGAGTTGagaattataaaaaaaactaCCTTGTTGGGGGGAAATTATTGAAGCTGCTTGGGAGagttagagaaggagaaataattGTGAACACAAAGCAGTGTCCTCTATGGTGTTGGGACGACATTCTATAAAGTTATTGAAAGATCAAAATAACAAGGAGGGAGAGAGCTTGACataattattaacttttaaaaaatgttgaatggTTTTCATATGCTAAATGAGAGGCATTAAGGAGGAAAGTTTGCAAAGGAAGATACTTGGTCAGTGGATGAAGCAAGAAGAAGGGCAACTTAAAAACAATGTAACCTTAGGCTACCTGAGACTGATATGAGAATTTAAGGGGAATAGACTATTCCTACTTGAAAGTTTACTAAGGAATTTGAATCATCaaaggaaagtgaagaaaaaaatgaaaaaatataggGGACATTTGATGTTTGGGAATGTGTGAAAGAATTTCTTTCAATGACAGTTTCAGATACCTGGCATGTAGAGTTAAGAGGTCCGGGGTGGAGAAAGGATCTAACAAAGGGGATCTAACAAACCTGACATAGTTGGCAATGACAGGATGAGAAAATATCTAGCAGACTCACAGTACATTTTGgtcaggagaagggaatgcaggTGAGCAGCCGATGTGGCTGGAGAAGGCTAGACTCAGGGCTATAACTGCAGTTTTGTTTTGCAAGCTTGAGGGGCTTCAACCAGGTTGTTCTTCTGTGTGCCTGGGAAGACTCCATTGGAGCCAGATTTGAGGGGTCTGTACCATAAAATGTAACAGAGAAACTCGTTAGACTCCAAAATTCATTTAAGCCAATGATTCAAAAAGTAACTTTAGACTCCTTAGGGAGGAAGTTCTGAGGCTATTTCAGAGCTTAATACCAGAAATATCCACTGGATATCCTCTCTGTATAACTGGGATCAAATTCCCATTTGACTCTACTGGCAGTGGTGATAAAACATGTAAGTTACCCCAACTCAAATTGTAGCAGATAATTACAATTAAgacaggtaagaaaaaaaaaaaaaaaataaacacttaagtGTCTGATTTAGGGTGAATGAAAATGCAATTTAATTGAAAGCTTTTAAAGCATACATTTTAGCCTGTCCAAAGAATTTTAGAGAATATTTggccagaaaaatgtctactatCTATTATAATATTAACTGGCGCAGATGCAATCATATATCATGGTATATTATTTCAGTACTTTTATCATGATTGCATTGAATTATTTtccaatgtttatttatttattagtaacTTAACAGTAGATACTATGAATAACTAAAATTTAAACATGTAAAATacctaatattatttttaaaacactgaatatATAGCAATACTATATTCTAGTTATAAACAATTACTTCAGTTTGAAGTCCCAGAAGATAccaaaatattagaatattagCGATATTCTGTATCTTTCTGAGAATAGAAAGAAATTGGGAATGTTTACTGTGCCTTTTTGTTAGCACTACCATAACAAAGAACCACAGTGTGAGGGGCttcaacaaaagaaatttattttatcaaagtTCTAGAGGCTAAGTGGTCCCAGTCAAGGTGTCGAGAGGACTGGTTTCTCTGAGGCCTCTCTTTAGCTCATTGTCCACCTCCTCCCTGGGTCTTCACCTTCCTTTGCTTTGTGGTATCTGTGCCTCCTCTTCTCCTAAGGACATCTGTCATTTTTGGTCAGGACCTAAACTAccgacttgctccttggaaggaaagttatgaccaacctagacagcatattaaaaagcagaggcattactttgctaacaaaggtccatctagtcaaggctatggttttccagtggtcatgtatggatgtgagagttggactgtgaagaaagctgagcgctgaaaaattgatgcttttgaactatggtgttggagaagactcttgagagccccttggtctgcaaggagatccaatcagtccatcctaaaggagatcagtcctgggtgttcattggaaggactgatgctgaagctgaaactccgatactttggcctcctgattcgaagaactgactcatttgaaaagactctgatgctgggaaagttcaaaggtgggagaagggaacgacagaggatgagatggttggatgacatcaccaacacaatggacgtgagcttgaataaactctgggtgatggacagggaagagtggagtgctgcagtccgagggatcgcaaagagttggatatgactgagcggctgaactgaactgaaactagtcacttcatttaatctttactatCTCTCTAAAGATCTTGTCTTCAGGGAAGTCACACTATCAGGTTAAAAGTATTAGGATTTCAAGATAAGAATGTTGTGGGGGAGTCACAGTTTAGCCCATTACACCCACACAGATTGAAACAGATCATGACCTATTGAATATACTACTCTTACTTTAACTTTTATGTATGGGAGTATGTTAGCACAGAATCATATTGacatattttcattgttttggagATTGCTTACAGGTAAATG
This is a stretch of genomic DNA from Odocoileus virginianus isolate 20LAN1187 ecotype Illinois chromosome 19, Ovbor_1.2, whole genome shotgun sequence. It encodes these proteins:
- the EYS gene encoding LOW QUALITY PROTEIN: protein eyes shut homolog (The sequence of the model RefSeq protein was modified relative to this genomic sequence to represent the inferred CDS: inserted 4 bases in 3 codons; deleted 2 bases in 1 codon; substituted 8 bases at 8 genomic stop codons); protein product: YVTLVIFCSIFTNGKTTSKWHLVKEWHTQPSTYVVNWTLKEDICLNFYGDCWLGNTHTKVNNSGNQFVSQICPLQIQIGDFLVISSEPSLQYPEIMNISEASFSDCLQNITTEDQLCFFKSEDKIXLGCKLKGMHTVNYXXLSFRIHYFIIVXGSSLCQLGLGLNVIVRVXLCQEISSSELCSGHGRYLTEAWSXTYSCHCQPPFSGKYFXELDKCPCKXCKNNGSGSNTTEKXNNQGYECICHPSFTNKTCSEIIGQCQXHICFHGNCRNITASSFLCECEEQFSGPFCEKSLKYCVSQFCWKGAISQNXNSAYIWECAKGFLSQNCGTDVNECSTKPCQNGTQCIDIIKVNMNLTHKEMVLEYISTLLNCLKSTNKILINVS